The DNA segment CCTTCTGGCAAAATCTAACTTACAAAGCTATTTTTTGGCAAACACATTAATTAAGACGTTATTAACTGCAGAATTTCGAACATGACTATATGATACAGTCTTCTACATAATAATGACGTATCACGTGTACCTATTCTATGGCCTGTGTGGAATCAGACGACTAAACGTTTACAAAATATCGATAACTAAGCCTTTATGTTAAGGTATCCACATTGATAAAGTTACGACAAgtcttgttataataatatgataatatgaattgcaatatgaaaaatatttcaaaatgtctgAAATGAATTGGGATTGACTATTTACTTACCTTATTACCATAGGGAGTTGTCTATTTCATAAGTTTAGGAGAGCTATGTTTgctacacaaaaatattaataatatattataagtaccaCATAGTAAAAATACGCAATTGATATTGAATAAACTGACAGTAAATTTCCAGTCAATTAAAGCTCCTTCTATCAACATGAAGTCTTACAAATATTAACTACGAAATTAAAATGCCATTAATTGAAATTatgtatcattatttttaatttttacttcaatggattaaaataaatcttcctATCGTACGCtgtaaatgtttaacaaaatcGAAATGAAAATAACTGTGATTATATGTCTATACCCTAtctgctaaaaaaataaaacttacgttGGCAGCAAAATAACTCACTATCGTCGCAgtacacaaaagaaaataagagCGCAGTGTCATTTTCATAATCACATACAAGCTCGTAATGAGTCGGAGATCATCGTTATGCACGTACGACGACGAATGGAACACAATATTCCTAGAGCGAGATTATACATTGAGCGATCAATACTCTAAAATCTcactcaaattataattatttaaagttaacataaGTAGGTATAGAAGCAAATAGTAACCTATTACAACTAACATTAGATAGgcattattttagtttagaCATTTCCACCACTAAAATTTTCAGTGACTGGAACAACAtgtttaaataaagcaaaattataaattataagttGGAACTCATAAATCGCATAACATGTTGAGTACATTTGGATCAAGTTTGGTTATAAGCTATTACATCAAAGTTTAACTATATGTTAATGATTGAGGTACGCCATTAACAGTCTTTGATTTCAGGACCCCGTTCTCATACGACATTACTGTCTCTCGACCGTTCTCTGTCACCCTGGAACAACGACAAAGTGCACATgtaagaaaagttaaaaaatcgtCCTTAATTAGTTTCATgggaggtttatttatttttatttttcgaattaATCACACAAGTTATAGAATTATATACTAGACTGCTATGAAATGTCGTTTATTATACTGAAATCTTATCCAACATTGGAGCACACATATCATGTAAAATGCCACCATAAAATGCACACATGTGAGCCACATCAGTAATCCAATtcataaatgaattaaaaacgtttaatcGATATTCTATACCATTAAAAAGTAAGCAACAGGTTTATAATCTTAGTCTTCATCAAGAAATATACTCAACAAGCACATAACATGCAAAAATAATCATAAGACCTATCAACAAATACTGGGTACTTAAGCCAATATCGACATTGTTCAGTCAAACTAGGTCACGGccgtattcatttattttctatatcaaTAGAGAATTATGTATCCACCTACATGCTCACAATCTATGTTCCATATCGATTACTTATAATTAGATTGTATATACTTTGTTTCGCCTGTATAGTGATTGTATGGTGTATACATAAACTTTCAAGGAACTTTTTTTCTCATTGTTGTATAACTCATACAATATGTTTAATTTCTATAGAGTAAGGTTAGTTTAATGCTTTATGTAATCAATTACTTAACAACGACAGACTAATAATAAGCTAGATACATTCATAAGTCATCAAGACATTCATTGCTTGTTAATCTCAAGGGAGGGTGACAACACAACTCTTATGGGTTATGGCATAACTACTAGTTTAGCTACTAACTTATGTGGATAATATAACgggtataataaatatacaaatatcgATTGTATATTAAATTGGCTGCAGGAAAGTATTGAACTCCtgttaaaatcattttgtttcttAGTATGCCCAGAGTACTGGCATCAACTTCGACGAGAATTCTAACAGTCATACTTACTTCTTGGTAGTGATCTTTTTCCCATTAACGATGCGCGTGGTGGTTGTGGTACTTCTCATGTTAGCGCTGCCGGGTCCCGCCAGCGAGCTATTGAATGTAGAGAATGAGGTGAAAGCATTTCCGTTGGACGCGGCATGCGCGAAGATATCATCGAGTCCTTGCATGCCGAACCCGAAGGGACTGAAGAGGGATGAAGTAAGTGAGGTGCTTGGGTGACTTCGGCGGCCGTGCCTGTGCTGTTGATGTCCATGGCCGTTGATTTCTGAAAAGCgaagatatattatttaagttattattacgTCAAATAATACATGGAAATGGATTATACAGCATTTCCTTAGATTTTAGTATCCGACATTTTAACAAAACCAGTCTATCggtacttttatttcaatataatactttttaaacatgCCATAAATTGCGtattctataataattatttgagcAACAtgcagtagttttatttatcagTATTATCACTCTAAATACTATTTGACATGTTTACTCGTAAagtcaaataaacaattataaataagataAGTTTATGCAAACAGTGTATTTGTCgattaataaatgtaagttaGTGGGCAAGTGGGCAACTTAAGTAGACCTTACTTAAGTTTGATACAGCCCGCAGCAAAAGTTGAtgaacaataacattaaaaacatcttaaaacaAATTGGCTTATCCAGATATCATAGCGTTAACTATTTGTGATAAGGCCTTTTTATTTCCTAATCGCAACAAccatttattgcattttattgtGTTCTagcattttgataatttttcttGTGGACTTACAGGTACAATTATTAGCGAATAAAGTGCCAGCATTTTCTTCTGGGGCatgtaaaaaattaagtttgtatGTTGTAACTAGGGGCCAGCCTATTTGTTGTCTAATAATATTGAAGTAActtattgaatttgaataactTGTGTTTGAGATCGTATAGAgcctttgtttaattattataagcctATGTTGCCAAACTGCTGGATCTACTATCCCAATGCTTAATATAAGGGTTGAGTTCATCACACCATCTTTGCCTGGTCCTACCATACAGTCTAATGTTGTTTTATggatattatataaatatcgtATATCTTAATAACCAGACAGATTTTATTTGCTTCCACAAGCTAATCTACACTAGTATTTTAGGGTAGGTATATACTCTGGACAGCCTGATTTAGACAAATAATTCAAAGACAGTTAAAAACCATTTCAAGATCTaccacttttttattattaggatATTTTAATCATTACCGAAAGTACATTACAAAACCAATCGTACCTGCAAATAAATCACCAAATGGAGACCCGCCGAAGAATTCTCTGAACACCTCCTCGGGGTCGCGGAATGTGAACGGGAAGCTGGGATAGCCGAAGTCGTAATCGTAGTCGGGGGCGGATCGTCTGCCTCTGCCGTTGTTCAACCCTTCTTTACCGTATTGATCATACACTCGCCGTTTCCTCTCTGCAATAAACAACAgcatttatattaaacattagATACAATAAATATCACCGCTGCGGGGTTCTCGCCAAAAACGTGTCATGCGTTGGAATAGATCAATTTAAATCCTAAGTTAGGAGATAATTATGTGCCGTTCATTGGCCCGACCACACTATTGCTTAACTAACAAATGATGTCACCGTTGCAAGCAACTTCGGCGAAACTGACCTTAACTGCGACTGCCTTATTTTGATCACGActtttagcaaaaaatataatagaagctaaaaattaaattaacctaGACTTGGTTGTGGCCCATATATTGCAGGTacttattttttacagtttaataATACCTAACTGTTACAAGGTTACATGTTAATCTACGTACCTATTTAAATGTgctctttaaattttattgatataagtaAGGTATAAACTTTTTACGCAAATTCCTTGTGAAATTGCTTTACGTGACTATAGAGTTATAAAGTAATGTCGCAGCCTCATAGGGTCACGTAAGTCAATCAATATCAGTAATTTAACGTAATGTTACTGGaagaaattacattattttacaaagccAACTATTGCAGTCAATGTTTTACTGAATTTATTACGTTTAACTACGAAACAAAATCTTATAGTAAGCATAGAGACTTCTAACAACCAATGCCGAAGATCGTTTGAAGATTGACTGTGTTTTCTTATTTCTGTTAATTCAATACTTCCaatattccaaatttaaaaagaaatatatatatatacattataTACCTACCAAGTATGaggttcaaaaatattttgacctgTTTCAGTTTCTAAATATCacttatcaattaaaattaataaccaaaAGTGGCTTAATTAGTATGCCATtgttatttagtattaaaagcAAAGCAATACTAAAATGTatcttaaataaacacaaagagGCGGGCTAGTCGCATCGAAAACGAGTTGGTTCATAGTTGGGTATAACTAATTGTCTAAATTACCTATTAAAGTAGGCAGCGCTAgtgttaaaaaaacctttatccAATCTGTAAACTTCCATCTActgaagtttttattataattagaactaataatatttgattCGTGCCAATTAATGGGGTCACCAGTCGAAATCAACAAATATTATCACAGTACATATGTATGACGTAATACCGTTCTTCATATAACGCTTTCGTTACGCTTGAACGAATTTGTGGAGAGAGTAATTGATAATGGCATTAATATAATGGTAAAAACTATTCACATCGGCATTATGTGGGTTTAATATATATCCAATCCTGTAAACATCATTGTATACCTATTATTTGAATTCGACCTAAAAGCCAGATTGCcttttttgagtaaaaaatgttgtttttgattACACAAAATTGCTGAACCTAATTGTACTACGTTCCTTTGTGTACTTAATTAGTTGCAGATTTGGATTCCGTGTGTTCAAAGTGCCGTTACAATGACTCGctaaatatatgtattgtacTCATTTTATTCATCATCAAAGAGGTGAATCACTGTGTACGTAGGAGGCTAGCAggatattatgttaatatatttatactacAAAAAATTCCATGTAGCATTTAGCCAATACCGATTTGTTACTTTCTATCGTACTTATTTGTGTTATTCGATTTCCATTTGTTGTTTGTATTGCGACAAGGGAAGTTGCTGCGTACCATTTAAATTATGCATGATATAGCTTACATCGCCCACATAGCACTTTACGTAATTTACTGATTATGTACGTAAATTTTGGTATAAAATTCATCGTTATTCGTTCATTTAccataaatttcaaaacatactTCGCCACTGCCTAATTATACTTACGTAAagtaaggaaataaaaagttatacgCAATCGTTATTAGAGCTCACTCACACAAAAATCTGTTAGTAATAAAGTAAGTAGACCCAAACAATCAAAGTTAAACGTTCTGAATATTATCAAGAACAGACTAAGCCTAACCATAATTAGTTCTCAGTATGAAATTATGTTTCTGCTTTCTGTGTaagtttatttaagtatatttagatATTACACACATTTACTGAAACTTTTTGACATCAACATGATAATATTCAAAACTTCTAAAGCCAATCCTGCATTAAATGGACAGCTACCAAAAAAGCGGTGGAATGGCGTGTCTCCAAAAAACCCTCTGAAGTTAAAGTGGCGATGCCCATTGACTCCGTTCTTGCTTTGATATCTGTGTGCGTGATGACTGGATCCCCGTGCATCATAAACTTTCCGCTTGTTTGCTACCCAacaacaaaaatcattttacacTTCGAAATTATGCAACCACTTACATCTTCAccatattaagttattttaatgatgcTATACAGTCTTccctttaaaaaataacaacagatAGCTGATGAAGTGAAAATAAACGAGAATTATAAAGAGCTACTATTACTAACTCTGTGTTGTTGTGTAGCTGTAGTATTCACAAGTTATTAAATTACGTATGCGTAAATATGCCACATTAATATAAAGctatatttatacatacataatagaaTAAGTATTTGGAAGCTCTTAGTAAATTTAGAACACTTAAATAGCCAAGAAgctaaattttaaaagttatattcatTCGAGCAACATTGAATACTCCAgctaaacaaacataataaacatacaattataatatacaattatcAGTTTACACTCACCATCTGAAAGAACTTCATAAGCTTCAGATATTTCTTTGAATCGTCTATTAGCTTCTTCAGCATTATCTGGATTCTTGTCAGGGTGCCATTTCAATGCTAGTTTTCTGTAACTGTAAAAAGTAAAACcttagtaatgttttatttagttcttactgcatcattttttttaagtactttgtGCATTGtgtacattttacattactcataaaaagaatcttaaaaagttttatttttaccaaagtATTGTATAAATGCCAAGGATAATATAACATGCAATATTCAActaagtacatattatttttagtatttgaattACTGTGCAAAATAAGAAAACTAATGTTGTATGCAATCCCTGGGTATGCATGAAGTCTCTTGATAATCAattcatattatgtatatactcattttgttttgtattgtaaaagTGGCAGCATTCTGTTCTGTGTAGTTTATTGCATTTATCTGCCACAGCTCAATCAGCATAATT comes from the Trichoplusia ni isolate ovarian cell line Hi5 unplaced genomic scaffold, tn1 tig00003647, whole genome shotgun sequence genome and includes:
- the LOC113508013 gene encoding dnaJ homolog subfamily B member 6 isoform X2, with translation MVDYYRTLGVTRVASEAEIKKAYRKLALKWHPDKNPDNAEEANRRFKEISEAYEVLSDERKRRVYDQYGKEGLNNGRGRRSAPDYDYDFGYPSFPFTFRDPEEVFREFFGGSPFGDLFAEINGHGHQQHRHGRRSHPSTSLTSSLFSPFGFGMQGLDDIFAHAASNGNAFTSFSTFNSSLAGPGSANMRSTTTTTRIVNGKKITTKKVTENGRETVMSYENGVLKSKTVNGVPQSLTYS
- the LOC113508013 gene encoding dnaJ homolog subfamily B member 6 isoform X1, which encodes MVDYYRTLGVTRVASEAEIKKAYRKLALKWHPDKNPDNAEEANRRFKEISEAYEVLSDANKRKVYDARGSSHHAHRYQSKNGVNGHRHFNFRGFFGDTPFHRFFERKRRVYDQYGKEGLNNGRGRRSAPDYDYDFGYPSFPFTFRDPEEVFREFFGGSPFGDLFAEINGHGHQQHRHGRRSHPSTSLTSSLFSPFGFGMQGLDDIFAHAASNGNAFTSFSTFNSSLAGPGSANMRSTTTTTRIVNGKKITTKKVTENGRETVMSYENGVLKSKTVNGVPQSLTYS